One Eurosta solidaginis isolate ZX-2024a chromosome 1, ASM4086904v1, whole genome shotgun sequence genomic window, TTTTGACGTTTATTTGGAATTTTCTACAAGTTCTTGCCAACGGAGAAAATTTACGAAacgcgaaaattatttaaaacaaacagccCAATCATTCAATCCATCGTAGCAATGTTACGAATTCGAATGTTACGAATCCCGAAAAAACAGTATACGATGGATTGCGAGATTGGGCTgattatgtttaaaaaacgctaaaaagaattatttttattattttataatctgTTATTTGCGattatttagtttttattgacaaacaACAAGGACGCTACTCACTGTCGCTACCCAAAAATATAATTAGGTTTAATCTGCCTACAACGGCATTCGTGCTGCTGTCGTGCCGAAAATAACGGCCCTCGTAAGAACatatgtaaaaataatttgacagatgtcgcttgtagccgccgtcgtgaatgtaatcagccctgaTGGTATAAAACAAATGCcgtataacaaatatttttttttttcatgcatAAAAATAACAGCGGTTTTAAACCAAGATTAGCTAAAAGTACACTAACATAACTAGCACTCACAAACAAAagcttaatattaaaaaaaaaaccaaacataaTAAAATCCTTTGGTACTTTGAATCACGCCATCTTCATTTTGCTTTGCCTTTTTTGCCCGCTGCCTTTTTCGTTGCAGGCTTGACATTATCTACATCTCCTGCTCCGATTTCATTGATTTCATCGAAATCTGGAACAGCAGGCTTAAATTTGGCAGCTGGTTTATTTTTGGGCATTGGTGTTGCTTTCGCTTTTGGCGCAGGTTTTTTAGGTGTAGCTGACACTGTCGCTACCGATATAGATTTAACTGGCGAGCCTTTCTTTGGCTTTTCAGCCACTGTCGTAAACGTTACGCTGCTTGAGCTTTTTGTGCTCTTACTTTGTTTAGGCATTTGTGCCCCCGCTGACTTGCCATTGTCTATTAGAGAGGATTTCAAATCTTTAATAACAgcttttttcggctgttttaaatcgatcggttttggtacttttttaAGCGCTGCCGAAGCTTTTGGAGCTTTCTGATTTGCAGCTACTTCAGAGCCATTAGTCAGCTTAGTTGCCGTTGTCGTTGTTTTTGTTTTGGCAATCTTTTTGGAAGTTGTTGTTTTCGTATCACTTTTCTTTGTTTTAGCTTTTGTCGTCGATTTTGTTTTCTTGTCAGCTTTTCCAGCTGCCTGCATGATATAAACAAgtaaaagtatataatatatataacataagcttataggcaaaaaaaaaaaaaacacaaaaacacttACCGCCGCATCTTTTTTCGGTTTCTGCTTTAACTGTTTGAGTTTTGCTCTTTCCTTTTTCTCCTCCATTCGATTTAGTTCAGCAGATACCTTAAATGAGCCACCCAAGCCCACGCCTTTCGACTGCACTAATTTACCACTTAATAAAGCTTTTTTAACGAATTTTTTAATAAGCATGAGTATACGTGCGCCTTCGAGCTGGAGCTGTGGATAATTAttcataatatatttttttatggcGATTGCTGAAGAGCCACCTCGTTCGTTCAGACTTCGTATTGCCGCTATTACCATAGTTTCGGTGCTAACGTTTTTCAGACGCGATGGTACACTTACAGTAACATTCGACTTTGTGTTACTAAGAGGCTTAGCTCCATTAAATTTTGTTAGTGGCTCAGACTCCTCTTTTTTTACAATATCTGTTTCTAACTTGCCATTGGTAGTCCTTACAGCAGAATCTGTGTCGCTACTTTCGGTTCCATTGGATTTTCCATTCGTTGTAAAAGCGATTTCAGTTTCACCAGAGCTTTTACCATTCAGCTTGACCTCACTACTTTTTGGGATAGCCAACTCTTCTTCCTCAGTGTCGATCTCTTCTTCTCCGGAATCTTCCGGTGCATCATCTTCTTCATTTGAGCCAGCACTTTCTTCGTCATTCTCATCTTCATTTGAATCCTCTTGTTGCCCTTCCTCTTCACTCACTTCCTCCACCTCTTCATCATCAGATGTTTCAAATGATTTGCACAGATGAAATTTCATAATTTACAACAGATTTTGCACGGCACAGTAAAACAAACGAAACTCAAATTTATATACGTATTTCCAAATGACTTCTAAATGTATTTTTTATTCGTGCCAGAAAAAATGTCAATTTATGAATTTGCGGTAAATTCATGAAACGGTTTTTTTAACCCATGTGTCAtgacaaacttaaaaaaaatgtttggacattGTATAAGAAAGAAGGTAATTCCATTGTTCAGCAAAATCGGAATCCGATTTAACGTCCACGGTTTGATTGAAGCATCTGGATCTCAAGGAGTAGATTACTGTATTGACCGACATCTTTCCTCTCGTCCTATTAAAGAACCAAAAGACCAGTCAACACTAAGATAGTGCAACAGTCTGAAAGACGTCTTGAAACCATTAACCATTAGACGGCTGGTCAATGTTGGATTTAGTTGAATCAAATTTTGCATCATACTCTTTATCGccagaaaaaattaatttaagtttaaGCAAACTTCGCCGAGCATCCACGTAATCTACAAAACCAGTAAGAAAATACTACAAGACAATTCAAGCAACCTACATGGCGATCAGCTGGCAAGCTTCAAGTCTGCGAACACTGTCTTCTCAACAAAAACCCCCCGCCTTATATGGGTGCCTACTGATATGTCCCCTAAGTTTGATATTAGGGATTCGTCAAACGGGTGTCTCACTCGCAGAAATTTAGGCCAATACACTATATCGCGGCGCGACAGTTAATACAATTCCAAAAACGGTCAGATTACAAATATATTTGAAAGTTTTGTAAAtgtatttgaatttaaaaaatggggAGATTAGAGATAGTGTTTTATTTCCTAATGTTTGTCTGTATCTTTCCTTCTTATTATTATAAATCCCCAATATATGCTTCGAAATCACCCTCTCCCAAATACATTGGGTTGGGAAACGCTACGCTGTATATTGACAAGaagagaaacttcaaaaatctgttttttaattaaaaaacaacaacatcataatAACAATGAATTTATTATATTTCTTATACCATGTGTAATTATATTTTTAGCAAGCGACGGGAAATGGTGTCTCTTTTTTTAAGGtccggttaggttgaactggctgtgAGGACCTCACAAAATTTGAATAGGTCgatagtgttgccagaagtttgctcaataaccaaaatgaaaaatcctatcaaaaccaggacctatgttataaaatacctatgttttcttggcaaatactaaaagtttccTAGGACCTCTGCTACTTGCTGCCTCTAGCTGGAGTCTAAGTCTTGCGATCGAAGGGCGTTCTGCACTGGTCACTGAACTGTAGGCATGCAGGCGGAATGACTAAGCATTTCCCCTCTCTGATCCCCTATGTGCCAGCTCAACAGCAATCGCATCGATTCCACTATCCCTTTAATAACAGAAATTTTCCGATTGAACAGAATATTCAAAAATAGTTCTTATTATCCCAATgaataaataattattgttatcaaacaaaataaaacaaaaattgctaTTATAATCAGAGCAAAAAAAAGCATTAAAAAAAGTGACTTATGTATATAATAAAATCTACAGCTGAACTTTTTCCATATTCAGACTACAAGTTTTACAAGAATTTGATAATATAAATGCCCTAGTTATGTTTTACTAAcatacccggcagacgttgttctgtccttaCTTtgatctgcataacttttaagaactTTTTACCTCTTAGTTtccctccccccctcttttctgactttccttatccttttatttactcctccctctgtctttaTCTTTCCCTGACTTTTTTCTTCCTCTCCGTCCTCACTTATTTTCCGCTCCATCTacccctatctctctatcttcgtctaactatctctttctcttttttcttcatccctttctcttctctctagttcatATTCTTTTCCATCGGTTATTTCCAGCCCCAGTGACATTCGCAGTCGCAGTCCCAATCCCCGTCCCAGTTCCAGTCGGTCCCTAGTCCATTTCTGAAAAAAAGgagtcgtaaatactaatataggcaaaggaTTACCTACAAGGgttagaatttgttcgaatagatcgatcCCTGGTCAgcttcccggaaaaaaagtaTTGTATTTAGGCCAAGGGCTACTTCTCGGGCGATTTTAACCGTGAATATAATTTGTTCAAACAGATCGTAACCTGACCCACTTTCCAGAAAGACACTCAGCAGGAACACTCTCCGGGTTGCTGTGAAGCTATCctgcaaatttaaataaaatcggCGAAGTGGTTTCGGGGTCCATAacatgcatacaaacaaacatcgTTCGATTCCATGGAAagttcattaaaaaaatatttcccaTCGAAATGCATTGGGTAATATCGAAATACACTTTGGACCTATGTGACAGAACTTTTTATTTGTACCTACAAGAGGTAGCATAAatacaaaggtaattgctgaatCCCTCCGGCCTAATGTACACATTTACAATCGGTCAAAGTCCAATAAGCCAATCAACGGCAAATATTTCACAGGAATCAGTTGCTAGTAGGAACTAAAAGAGAAAACGTGTGCGTTTTGCGTAAGCTAATAAACACCCCAATagttaatttataaaattaatttactTTTTGCCAAAGCTGTATAATGCTGGAAATCGTTTTTGCTTTGGGATTTTGGCAAGTTATAAGCCCAACTTTAGCAACAGGTGGGAACAGTCTCTTTAaatacaaataattaaaattaaaaaaagtgctaaatacttttttatgttttatttatttttataactttacAATAAAACAATCAGTCGGATTTTATTGCACTAGTGAAAGGGAATGCGAATATTATATAACAGAAAATATTAATTCTGTTTGCATCGATGGGTTTTGTCACTGTTACAATAATAAAACGTTTTTGAATACCGAATGCCGTCCGAAAGTAAGTTACATACATACCCAaattcatacatatacatatattcatacattAACCATTTagattattttgtttttattattattattatttttttttttttctgttttataaaaatcttatttggaagcAGTATTAAGTTAATCTCCAAGCTAGGCTCACGTGTGTCCGAgttcgaaaaagtgcgaaaattttttcagaaatccATTTGGGGTTTGAAtcaaaaaactagaaaataagtATTAAAGCTCACAATTTATTCTGCATAGGTCTTTTATTCAATATGGAAAGAATGTTGTCTTCAGGAAAAAAGAAATGTGCATTGAAAGCGATTTTTAAGCAATTGAATACCTTTACTGTGTGATTCTTAAATTAAATGGTCTACAATAATATATTTTCGTTGTTTTCGTTGTTCATTACAAAACGTTTTTTTGTACTTATTAttgctgttttaattttttcctaattgaattttttttcttttcaattaagcaaaataaaaaaaaccacaataattatgacaaaaaattattgttaaggctattgagctcgtttcgaaccacCAAACGTGCTAATCAAATAGTTCGACAAAcaataattgtaaaaaaaaagctCAGGCAAACTTTTTTAACTCTTAAAAGATATGAACAAAGTTTGGAACTTTGATGTTCTCGCGACTTCTAACAATTGTCATAACCCAGttttcaatgaaaattttttaattattagaaaagttgaaatttttctgcactttttcagttttagttcaaaaagttgcaattgaagttcagaaagttacaatttaaaatccaaattttaaatctaagttttaaaaattagaaataaagttcagaaaattaaaattgaagtttagAAAACTACAATTGAAGgtcaaaatttatatttgtcgttcagaaaattacaatttcagttcagaaaattaaaattgcagTTCAGAAAACaataattgaagttcagaaaactacaattgaaggtcaaaatttatatttggagtttagaaaattacaattggagttcagaaaattataattgaacttcagtttaaatttctgaacttcaattgtatttttctgatatttatttgcaactttctgaactaaaactgaaaaagTAGTATAACTGAACATAATTTGCTGGTTTTAAATAAGAATTGCTTTGAaaaaatattgatatcaaattaaaattacaGTTAGTGTCAAAAGAAAGTGTACACAATTTGAAAATAACAATATTACTTCTATTTAAGGGTTTTCTGGTTGACACAATGAAACTACTTTTTTCTTGAAAAAGTATATGTAATACTGTCTTATTTAGTACAAAAACAAAGCTCTTACAAAACAAAAAGATATGGACGAAATATCAGAAATACTTCATATTATTGGTGTCAAACGAAAATTTACACAACAACAGGTTGTCAATTTCCAGTACTATGTATGCTTTCCTTTTACTTTTATTACGGATTTTTAATGACGTTAAAAATGGTCCATCTTTCGCATTTTTCTGTCGAGCTTCTCCCATAGATGCTCGATGGGCTGAGGTGCAGTGACTGCGAAGGGTGATCTAACTGCTTGGGGGATGATAGAGCATCCGTTCTTTGACAAATTTCGCAGTGTGTTCCAGATAATTGTGCCACTaaagcaagcattttttttttttttttcattaaattgaACAGAATTATATAtcattttaaaaagatgtaaagTGTTCCATTGTGTGGCCCGGGAAACCTTTAAATAGAGCTAATATTATTACATCAGACACGTATACACTTTCTTCTGACATTgagaaatgtaaggcgcgaataacctctgaagagattttaggccgagcttctctttcaatttgaatcgtgctcctttaaatttgtcctacaaattagccgaacgggacctacatatttcatcccgactccgaacggcatatgcaaggcaggtGAGATTtcactgagtagcttttcatggcagaaatacactcggagtgcttgccaaatcactaccgaggaacgaacccgcttagaaaaaatttcttctaaatgaaaaaacttgcttctaaaatttgtatgttgctttttccggggcttgaacccaggatcctcggtgtggtaggcgaaccacgctatcaccacaccacggcgaccgccgtTTGACTATATATAAATAGTTAAAACATGTCTAATCCGTGCTCGTTATATTTgtaatataaaaattgtattataaCTGACTTCATTCATTTTATTAACATGTTTCATTGTTAGGTTATTCGCACAAACAACATAATAGGCGGATTCTGTCCCTGTAGTTTACCTCATGCTGAATGTAATAAGGTGGATCAAATTTGTTACTGTGAAACGGGCTATATTCCGATAGAAGGCAATAGACGGTGCATTCTTGGTGAGTAAATAATCAAATACGAAGAGCAAATCTCTCATAATTAACTCAATGCTTACTTTTTTAGAGGAAGTGTCATTGGGAAATATTTGCGAAATCGATAAACAATGCATGGAATTGGATGTTTTTAGCCACTGCGCTAAAGATACAAAGAAATGCATCTGCAACGACGGTTTTTATCAGAGTAATACCACCTGTTTTGCTCGCACTAGTAAGTACAGAAAATTTAGTAAATACAGCTCTAAATTTCGCACATTTGTGCCCATCTAGTGGTGTTATTAAATATTTATCTTTATGGAACTTGCACGTACTTAGCCGAAGGTGTTCTGTCAAGCATTAGCATCACTGCCTATAAATCAAAACGGGGCAATTGGTGCAGCAgcattgaaacaaaaaaattgctggTACACAAgggcagggccgcagagagccgagacgggcccccctaaaaaataaactcaatccaataaaaaaaataacataacatacataaatttttcaatttacattgtcacttttatttcatataaaataagatttactccAGCCCTTACATAAATTAAATGTtaaatttcattgtttgatttgcttacattaactttttctaaatatgtactgtttaagagcttgaatcagccaatgaaaaccttccgtgctttttggtctgcaaatatggaaattaccgatacAAAAcaaatgctgcgagcaaggctggactccaacgccaatgttccaaggcttgtcaagcgattttggctcatagtaggacgtacaaaatttttcacgcgagacaatagactaaaagaacgctccccttcagcggcactgactggaagtgtgcaaaatattcttaatgctatgcagatgttaggaaataatacttccatcttcaagtcatgaaatttgttcagaagttgaaatggtggcagcgaatcacatcccaaatttgctaagtggatgcctttgagatgaatgatttcatctatcagatccgtagaaatatcgatgcaaTAATTGTGCAGAATGCCGCtaccttttctctgagctctacttccgtcagatcctgatacttccacgaaaaacttgctgtttgaattgagtttcggaatcacactcatgTGATTCGACAGGTAATtaatcgaactggcgctttcttatcttccttcttttctctgcgaaggtattcacaactcctatactccctgccagaatcttacattcttgaagtatgatcgaccattgatccctgaagtTCTTCAACtgatcaatcaggctacgtatattttctgtttccacgtccagtgtggcatttctagcttgcagtaccagatttcgatgttTGATtgccgtcaacactttgagccaaatggaggctaagaggatacactcaaatttcccatatatgcttcaatacctttcaaatccatTACTGTTTCTggactcagattcaaaagcttgatttcatcaatagctttcaatatttggggaatgtgagttgcgaaaggtttcacactatccacacgagcagaccatcgtttttctgacatgctgtgcaaggagcaatgagttttttccttgagaattttcCATCTCTGacggcttgcgctaaagatattatacaatttctgcataatactgaaaaatgtgatgacttctgcacaacattcaacagcttgcactccacataaatttaaactatgacaagcacaaggtgcaaatattgccagggagttatctctcaggatatgactctgcgctcctttgtaatgaccgctcatatacTGCGATTATCATACCCTTgaccacggcagtcatccagtggaatattgtgccTTTTTAGAGtactgcgaatcagctcagcgatagcttctcctgtttttgcgttgcaatcgacaaactctaagaagcgttcttggattttccattttccggagtccctgtctaataaaacataacgcaatataaaaacagtctgctcaatatgcgcctaatcaggggttgcatccactattactgtataatacttgacggactttctctcgctttctatctttctaattactcgACTTGTAATcttgtatctatgaaatcctagttagagtactgtcaatactgctttgccttgccggtcccccaaaaaccttccgggccccaggggaATTTCCCTGGCTGGCCCCTCCCCCCCTCTCCGCGGCCATGCTCAAGGTTATTTTAACTTTAGTTGGACTTAtttgactactttgggagtagtacttcataattacaattatacttcactaatagcgtatttaaatcaaattgattagttattcctcagctttcgctgcttctatactctctgttgcctcgttagcatatttctcccaaggtgtagacttttcacgaatatgccttctggaacaattgtatctcattctttgttatttagctatatgcgcgtgtatgtgtgagtaacaacttttgctcttagctgatgactacatatgtgtatgtgaaataatctcttcgcctCGAGTTTCTGAttgtgtgtgtggaatattctttgtTTCTTTGCATAGAAGTGTGGGTgattgctttttttgttgttgtgattatttactaacaccaTAGTAATGCTAATATTCCCAATAACATATTATttgtatatacgaccgatcttgaCTATTTTTGCAAAATCTTCTGAAATTGCTAGCCTATAAAATGCGGAAGAAATGGTTAACAGCCTTTTATCTGAGCAATCAGTTGTATCGGGTATATAATATGTATGGGCGATCTTGACCATATTTTCGGACAACAACTGATGTGTAAGAATCCTATGAAATTTTAAATTCTAGCTGTTagactaggttgaactggctggttaaTAAAGGCCTTACATGGACGGAATGTGTCTAGCGTTACCAgattttgtttgacgaccaaacagaagAGCCcaaatcaggtaccaggacttatgttacagAATATCTCCgccctcttgacaaatatatataacaccgatcttaataatttgttcagacaacaatgtatggcttatatgtaagcatttcgtgaaatttcAAGCGTGAGGGACAAGTTTGGGTTCAAAcagacaaacatacatacagaaagacggagatggctaaatcaactcagctaaTCATCCGGATCATTTcgtaatggtgggtctatctgttcTGTGCATCGGTAAAGATTTTAATTGGGCCACGTCCGTCtctccgtttacacgataacttgagtaaaaattgagaGCATCATCATCATTAACCATCAACTGCTGTTTAACCACCTAAGCGATTCTGGCCCTgcgataactgacaccaattgggAACACCAAAAGAGTCCAAGTCATCCTTcatctgcctctcccaactcagtggagatctctcccttcctctgcttccgctTTGCCATCTgcaatactttcttggccggagcgtctccCAGTCCATCCGAATAACATGACCTATCCAGCGATGGCTTTGAGCTTTttatcgctgcactatcgtcatatctgcgttaagctcatatagctcatcattttACCTCTTTCGATACTCGCCGTTGACATCAGGGGCAGGACTATACGtttttcggagaacttttctatCCGTACTCCAACAAGAGCCATCTCGTGTTCTCTTGAAACCGTCCATGAGTCCGagtcatacatcaggacaggtatgatgagtggcTTGCAGACcgcgatttttgttcgtcgagagaggacttttctttttaattgcctactcagACCAAAGCACtggttggcaagagttattttccGTTCGATTTCTaaactgacattgtttttgcttttaatgctttTAATGTTTCCTTTATTTCCCATAGAACTTCAACCTAAGTGCACGGATAGCTTGCAGTGTATGTTACATGGACAACACCTGGTTTGTCTTCCCGGCGCGGGTGAATGTGTCTGCGAACCGGGCTTTGTAAGCTCAAATACCACTGATAAATGTATTCCAGCGCGTTCATATATGCAAGAATGCGACAGTGCTGTACAATGTCAATCCAGTATGGGAACCGGAGGAATTTGTGTTGAAGGCAAATGTAGTTGTGGGAAAGGATATGAGATGATCGAGAAGAAGCGCACTGAATATGTTGTCTGCAAACAAGAAGCAGGTAAATATACAGCACCAATGTGATAGAGATAATTAAAAAGTGGTTTATTTTCAGTAATTGGTCAGTACTGTAGAACGCATGAACATTGTCATAATGGACATAAAGCCAACAATGAACAGTTGATGCATTGTGATCGTAGTGAATGCGTTTGTcgttttggtatgaaaaatcaaTCACCTTGCAGTTTATCTGCAGCGACGGGTCTAATAGCAAACAAATTATTCTTATGGTCTATGGTgtttttcgttagtttttttgaattttgatttaaaaggtgttattattattagctcttttctgaaaaGCCAAAATTTGTTATATTTGATAGAATTTATGTTGGATGCTAGTATTTagtaaaatgttaataaaaaaaacatgtcTATAATAATAAGATCAAAGTAGTCTCAAGgcaatatatgttgttgttgttgttgttgttgttgtatcagtgcttC contains:
- the LOC137244671 gene encoding multiple epidermal growth factor-like domains protein 10, with the translated sequence MLEIVFALGFWQVISPTLATVGFYCTSERECEYYITENINSVCIDGFCHCYNNKTFLNTECRPKVIRTNNIIGGFCPCSLPHAECNKVDQICYCETGYIPIEGNRRCILEEVSLGNICEIDKQCMELDVFSHCAKDTKKCICNDGFYQSNTTCFARTKLQPKCTDSLQCMLHGQHLVCLPGAGECVCEPGFVSSNTTDKCIPARSYMQECDSAVQCQSSMGTGGICVEGKCSCGKGYEMIEKKRTEYVVCKQEAVIGQYCRTHEHCHNGHKANNEQLMHCDRSECVCRFGMKNQSPCSLSAATGLIANKLFLWSMVFFVSFFEF
- the LOC137238045 gene encoding histone H1-like, which gives rise to MKFHLCKSFETSDDEEVEEVSEEEGQQEDSNEDENDEESAGSNEEDDAPEDSGEEEIDTEEEELAIPKSSEVKLNGKSSGETEIAFTTNGKSNGTESSDTDSAVRTTNGKLETDIVKKEESEPLTKFNGAKPLSNTKSNVTVSVPSRLKNVSTETMVIAAIRSLNERGGSSAIAIKKYIMNNYPQLQLEGARILMLIKKFVKKALLSGKLVQSKGVGLGGSFKVSAELNRMEEKKERAKLKQLKQKPKKDAAAAGKADKKTKSTTKAKTKKSDTKTTTSKKIAKTKTTTTATKLTNGSEVAANQKAPKASAALKKVPKPIDLKQPKKAVIKDLKSSLIDNGKSAGAQMPKQSKSTKSSSSVTFTTVAEKPKKGSPVKSISVATVSATPKKPAPKAKATPMPKNKPAAKFKPAVPDFDEINEIGAGDVDNVKPATKKAAGKKGKAK